From Aerosticca soli, a single genomic window includes:
- a CDS encoding 2-hydroxychromene-2-carboxylate isomerase: protein MQAVELEIFFNFRSPYCYLASKTMFGLLDAYHARLAWRPLGGWHGRSPPERAKKKVPLARQDVGRFARRLGIPFNPPPPETDPTRAGAASLYAEEAGCLRAYVIETMRAAWGEGRDIGRDEVLRDIAARAGMDADVLLAAADDPERRQRLEEHWARAEQRGVFGVPTFVVGDQLFWGQDRIEFVADHLRELRLARL from the coding sequence ATGCAAGCCGTCGAACTCGAGATCTTCTTCAATTTCCGCAGCCCCTACTGCTATCTCGCCTCCAAGACGATGTTCGGCCTGCTGGACGCCTATCACGCGCGCCTGGCATGGCGTCCGCTGGGCGGCTGGCATGGCCGCTCACCGCCTGAGCGGGCGAAGAAAAAGGTGCCGCTGGCGCGCCAGGATGTCGGCCGCTTCGCCCGCCGCCTGGGCATCCCATTCAATCCGCCGCCGCCGGAAACCGACCCCACCCGCGCCGGCGCGGCATCGCTGTACGCCGAGGAAGCCGGCTGCCTGCGCGCCTACGTGATCGAGACCATGCGCGCCGCATGGGGCGAAGGCCGCGACATCGGCCGGGACGAGGTGCTACGCGATATCGCCGCCCGGGCCGGCATGGATGCCGACGTCCTGCTCGCCGCCGCCGACGATCCGGAACGCAGGCAACGGCTCGAAGAGCACTGGGCCAGGGCCGAGCAACGTGGCGTCTTCGGCGTGCCGACCTTCGTCGTCGGCGACCAGCTGTTCTGGGGCCAGGACCGTATCGAGTTCGTCGCCGACCACTTGCGCGAGCTGCGCCTGGCGCGGCTTTGA
- a CDS encoding SphA family protein, with product MKHWMAGSLLAAAAAPTTALADASAHYVPGVEGIKAASVPPAGLYLRLYGVAYRSDDIRVDTPSGNGAIPGHTSADVDAFVPRIIWISDKKFLGADFGMDALWPYEHKHIEVGPMHTSKTGMGDLYLNPVILAWHGKQYDTVFCIGYWTDVGDYHREDPASTGQGYSNAMFTLGGTWYPDSDRRWALSILNRYETLASKIRHTDVTPGDNWVAEWGISYQISPSTNIGLVGYDSWQVERDDAPHGVPTPKDSVHAVGGQWSFHSHSLGMLFDVALYHEYDAQHHPKGNTGRVTLTIPF from the coding sequence ATGAAACACTGGATGGCGGGCAGCCTGCTCGCCGCCGCGGCCGCGCCGACCACTGCGCTTGCCGATGCTTCCGCTCACTACGTGCCTGGCGTGGAGGGCATCAAGGCCGCATCCGTGCCGCCGGCCGGGCTTTATCTGCGTCTTTACGGCGTCGCCTACCGTTCCGACGACATCCGCGTCGACACGCCCAGCGGCAACGGCGCCATTCCCGGCCACACCTCGGCCGACGTGGATGCGTTCGTGCCACGCATCATCTGGATCAGCGACAAAAAGTTCCTCGGCGCCGATTTCGGCATGGACGCGCTGTGGCCCTACGAGCACAAGCACATCGAAGTGGGACCCATGCACACCAGCAAGACCGGCATGGGCGATCTTTACCTCAACCCGGTGATCCTGGCCTGGCACGGCAAGCAGTACGACACCGTGTTCTGCATCGGCTACTGGACCGACGTCGGCGATTACCACCGCGAGGATCCCGCCTCCACCGGGCAAGGCTATTCCAACGCCATGTTCACCCTGGGCGGCACCTGGTATCCGGACAGCGACCGGCGCTGGGCACTGTCCATCCTCAACCGTTACGAGACGCTCGCTTCCAAGATCCGCCATACCGACGTCACTCCGGGAGACAACTGGGTAGCCGAGTGGGGTATCAGCTACCAGATCAGTCCCTCGACCAACATCGGTCTGGTTGGCTATGACAGCTGGCAAGTGGAACGGGACGACGCTCCGCACGGTGTGCCGACGCCGAAGGATTCGGTGCATGCGGTCGGCGGTCAGTGGAGCTTCCATTCGCATTCGCTGGGGATGCTGTTCGACGTCGCGCTGTACCACGAATACGACGCCCAGCATCACCCGAAGGGCAACACCGGCAGGGTGACACTCACCATTCCGTTCTAG
- the dmpH gene encoding 2-oxo-3-hexenedioate decarboxylase yields the protein MSTLDAATIDALAEHLETAEMEAREVTKITDRYPALDLDDAYAIQWAIRRRKEARGHRIVGLKMGLTSQAKMRQMGVSSPTYGFLADDFQVSEGSAVDTRRLIHPKVEAEIAFMTSAPLRGPGCHVGQVLAATAFVMPALEIIDSRYENFRFDLPSVVADNSSSSRFVAGGAIADPRTLDLRTVGVVLEKNGEVAEMGVGAAVLNHPAASVALLANLLAERDEEIPAGSVILSGAITAAIAVAAGDNVTLHVHGMGTIGLRFV from the coding sequence ATGAGCACGCTGGACGCAGCCACCATCGATGCGCTCGCCGAGCACCTGGAGACGGCCGAGATGGAAGCGCGCGAGGTGACCAAGATCACCGACCGCTACCCGGCGCTCGACCTGGACGATGCCTATGCCATCCAGTGGGCCATCCGTCGGCGCAAGGAGGCGCGCGGCCACCGCATCGTCGGCCTCAAGATGGGGCTCACCTCGCAGGCCAAGATGCGCCAGATGGGCGTGTCCTCGCCCACCTACGGCTTTCTCGCCGATGATTTCCAGGTGTCCGAGGGCAGCGCCGTCGACACCCGTCGCCTGATTCATCCCAAGGTGGAGGCGGAAATCGCCTTCATGACCTCGGCACCGCTGCGTGGCCCGGGCTGCCACGTCGGCCAGGTGCTGGCGGCCACCGCCTTCGTGATGCCGGCACTGGAGATCATCGACAGCCGCTACGAGAACTTCCGCTTCGACCTGCCGAGCGTGGTGGCCGACAACTCCTCGTCCTCGCGTTTCGTCGCCGGCGGCGCGATCGCCGATCCGCGCACGCTCGACCTGCGCACGGTGGGCGTGGTGCTGGAAAAGAACGGCGAAGTGGCCGAGATGGGCGTCGGCGCAGCCGTGCTCAACCACCCGGCGGCCAGCGTGGCACTGCTGGCCAACCTGCTCGCCGAGCGCGACGAAGAAATTCCGGCCGGGAGCGTGATTCTCTCCGGGGCGATCACCGCCGCCATCGCGGTCGCCGCCGGCGACAACGTCACCCTGCATGTGCACGGCATGGGCACGATCGGACTGCGCTTTGTCTAA
- the dmpG gene encoding 4-hydroxy-2-oxovalerate aldolase, whose product MDLRGKKVTLHDMCLRDGMHAKRHRISLDDMVAVASALDAAGVPLIEVTHGDGLGGASVNYGFPAHSDEEYLKAVVPKMKQARISALLLPGIGTVDDLRMARDCGVGTIRVATHCTEADVAEQHIGLARKLGLDTVGFLMMAHMASPEKLLEQARLMESYGANCIYATDSAGYMLPDDVRVRIGLLRAELKPETELGFHGHHNLALGVANSLVAVEAGANRIDGSAAGLGAGAGNTPLEVFAAVLGRMGAHTGVDVFKLMDVAEDLVVPLMDHPIRIDRDSLTLGYAGVYSSFLLFAKRAEQKYGVPAREILVELGRRGMVGGQEDMIEDTAMDLAKARAPRPLRVAGGERA is encoded by the coding sequence ATGGATCTACGCGGCAAGAAGGTCACGCTGCACGACATGTGCCTGCGCGACGGCATGCACGCCAAGCGGCACCGCATCAGCCTCGACGACATGGTCGCGGTGGCCAGCGCGCTGGACGCGGCCGGCGTGCCGCTGATCGAGGTCACCCACGGCGACGGCCTGGGCGGTGCCTCGGTCAACTACGGCTTCCCGGCGCACAGCGACGAGGAATATCTCAAGGCGGTGGTGCCGAAGATGAAGCAGGCGCGCATCTCCGCGCTGCTGCTGCCGGGCATCGGCACCGTGGACGACCTGCGCATGGCGCGCGACTGTGGCGTTGGTACCATCCGCGTGGCCACGCACTGCACCGAGGCGGACGTGGCCGAGCAGCACATCGGTCTGGCGCGCAAGCTGGGTCTGGACACCGTCGGCTTCCTGATGATGGCGCACATGGCCTCGCCCGAGAAGCTGCTCGAGCAGGCCCGGCTGATGGAGTCCTACGGCGCCAACTGCATCTATGCCACCGATTCGGCCGGCTACATGCTGCCCGACGACGTGCGCGTGCGGATCGGCCTGCTGCGCGCCGAGCTCAAGCCCGAGACCGAGCTCGGCTTCCACGGTCACCACAACCTCGCGCTCGGCGTGGCCAACTCGCTGGTCGCGGTGGAGGCCGGGGCCAACCGCATCGACGGCTCGGCGGCGGGGCTCGGCGCGGGCGCCGGCAACACGCCGCTGGAGGTGTTCGCCGCGGTGCTGGGCCGCATGGGTGCGCACACCGGCGTGGACGTGTTCAAGCTGATGGACGTGGCCGAGGACCTGGTGGTGCCGCTGATGGACCACCCCATCCGCATCGACCGCGATTCGCTGACCTTGGGCTATGCCGGCGTGTACAGCTCCTTCCTGCTGTTCGCCAAGCGCGCCGAGCAGAAGTACGGCGTGCCGGCGCGCGAGATCCTGGTCGAGCTCGGCCGGCGCGGCATGGTCGGCGGCCAGGAGGACATGATCGAGGACACCGCCATGGATCTGGCCAAGGCAAGGGCGCCGCGGCCGCTGCGCGTCGCCGGCGGAGAGCGCGCATGA
- a CDS encoding acetaldehyde dehydrogenase (acetylating), translating into MTQKIRAALIGSGNIGTDLMAKALRSPLIEPVWMVGIDPTSEGLARARAAGLKTTAEGVDGLLPHLAEDGVQIAFDATSAYVHAENARKLQERGVLMIDLTPAAIGPFCVPPVNLKDHIGKHEMNVNMVTCGGQATIPMVAAVSRVQPVDYAEIIATVASRSAGPGTRKNIDEFTRTTARAVAEVGGARKGKAIIILNPAEPPLIMRDTVHCLTADEPDQAAITESVQRMLAEVQRYVPGYRLKNGPVFDGKRVSIFLEVEGLGDYLPKYAGNLDIMTAAALRTAEMFAEEILKGAFVPRPSTPAVAETA; encoded by the coding sequence ATGACCCAGAAAATCCGTGCGGCACTGATCGGTTCGGGCAACATCGGCACCGACCTGATGGCCAAGGCGCTGCGTTCGCCGCTGATCGAGCCGGTGTGGATGGTCGGCATCGACCCGACTTCCGAGGGGCTGGCCCGTGCCCGTGCGGCCGGGCTCAAGACCACCGCCGAGGGCGTGGACGGCCTGCTGCCGCATTTGGCCGAGGATGGCGTGCAGATCGCCTTCGACGCCACCTCCGCCTACGTGCATGCGGAGAACGCCCGCAAGCTGCAGGAGCGCGGCGTGCTGATGATCGACCTCACGCCGGCGGCGATCGGCCCGTTCTGCGTGCCGCCGGTGAACCTCAAGGACCACATCGGCAAGCACGAGATGAACGTCAACATGGTCACCTGCGGCGGGCAGGCGACCATTCCCATGGTGGCCGCGGTGAGCCGCGTGCAGCCCGTGGACTACGCCGAGATCATCGCCACCGTGGCCTCGCGCTCGGCCGGTCCGGGCACGCGCAAGAACATCGACGAGTTCACCCGCACCACCGCGCGCGCGGTGGCCGAGGTGGGCGGCGCGCGCAAGGGCAAGGCGATCATCATCCTGAATCCGGCCGAGCCGCCCTTGATCATGCGCGACACCGTGCATTGTCTGACCGCGGACGAGCCCGACCAGGCCGCTATCACCGAGTCGGTGCAGCGCATGCTGGCCGAGGTGCAGCGCTACGTGCCGGGCTACCGGCTCAAGAACGGCCCGGTGTTCGACGGCAAGCGGGTATCGATCTTCCTCGAGGTCGAGGGCCTGGGCGACTACCTGCCCAAGTACGCCGGCAACCTCGACATCATGACCGCCGCCGCGCTGCGCACCGCGGAAATGTTCGCCGAGGAGATCCTCAAGGGCGCGTTCGTGCCCCGTCCGTCCACGCCTGCCGTCGCCGAGACGGCCTGA
- a CDS encoding alpha/beta fold hydrolase: MSENNPELGKRLRTGDFETNVHDRGQGPAVLLIHGSGPGVSAWANWRPVLPVLAERFRVIAPDMVGFGYTERPAGIHYGLDTWCRHALAVLDALGVERAHIVGNSFGGALALALATRHPERVGRLVLMGSAGLSFPITPGLDAVWGYTPSVANMRKLLDIFAYNRALVNDELAELRYRASTRPGVQEAYAAMFPAPRQRSVDALATPEDALRKLDKETLIIHGREDQVIPLESSYRLHALIGPSQLHVFGHCGHWTQIEQTARFNRLVTDFFVEAGQS; this comes from the coding sequence ATGAGCGAGAACAACCCAGAACTCGGCAAGCGCCTGCGCACCGGCGATTTCGAAACCAACGTGCACGATCGCGGCCAGGGTCCCGCGGTGCTGCTGATCCATGGCTCGGGCCCGGGCGTCAGCGCTTGGGCCAACTGGCGCCCGGTGCTGCCGGTGCTGGCCGAGCGCTTCCGGGTAATCGCGCCGGACATGGTCGGCTTCGGCTACACCGAACGCCCCGCCGGCATCCACTACGGCCTGGATACCTGGTGCCGCCATGCGCTGGCGGTGCTCGACGCGCTCGGCGTGGAACGTGCACACATCGTCGGCAATTCCTTCGGCGGCGCGCTCGCGCTGGCATTGGCCACCCGTCATCCCGAGCGGGTCGGCCGGTTGGTGCTGATGGGCAGCGCCGGGCTGTCCTTCCCGATCACGCCGGGACTGGACGCGGTGTGGGGCTACACGCCCTCGGTGGCGAATATGCGCAAGCTGCTCGACATCTTCGCCTACAACCGCGCGCTGGTGAACGACGAGCTGGCTGAACTGCGTTATCGCGCCAGCACCCGCCCCGGCGTACAGGAAGCCTATGCGGCGATGTTTCCGGCGCCGCGCCAGCGCTCGGTCGACGCCCTGGCCACACCCGAAGATGCGCTGCGCAAGCTCGACAAGGAAACCCTGATCATCCACGGCCGCGAGGACCAGGTGATCCCGCTGGAAAGCAGCTATCGCCTGCATGCGCTGATCGGCCCCTCGCAGCTGCACGTATTCGGGCACTGCGGTCACTGGACGCAGATCGAGCAGACGGCGCGTTTCAACCGTCTAGTCACCGACTTCTTTGTCGAGGCCGGTCAAAGCTGA
- a CDS encoding 2-hydroxymuconic semialdehyde dehydrogenase encodes MKEIRHFIDGEYVGSASGRQFDDIDPTTGTVIARVHEGGAAEIARATAAARAALKGEWGSLSLERRCALLHKVADGIEARFEAFLAAECEDTGKPRSLASHIDIPRGAANFRIFADAVKNVPTECFRTDTPDGAGALNYAVRRPKGVIGVISPWNLPLLLMTWKVGPALACGNTVVVKPSEETPQTAALLGEVMNAAGIPRGVYNVVHGFGPDSAGEYLTRDERVDAITFTGETTTGTAIMKAAAGGLRDVSFELGGKNPAIVFADADLDKAIEGTLRSAFANCGQVCLGTERIYVERPLFEAFVARLKAGAEALRPGPSHEASTTLGPLISKTHRDKVLSYYRLAEQEGARVITGGGVPDMPAALAGGFWIQPTIWTGLADDARVVREEIFGPCCHVRPFDREEEAIALANDTDYGLAAALWTRDLERAHRVAQRLEAGIVWVNSWFLRDLRTPFGGMKRSGIGREGGVHSLEFYTELSNVCIKL; translated from the coding sequence ATGAAAGAGATCCGCCACTTTATCGACGGCGAATACGTCGGCTCGGCCAGCGGCCGGCAGTTCGACGACATCGACCCAACCACCGGCACGGTCATTGCCCGCGTGCACGAGGGCGGTGCGGCGGAAATCGCCCGCGCCACCGCCGCGGCCCGCGCCGCGCTCAAGGGCGAATGGGGAAGCCTTTCGCTGGAACGGCGCTGCGCACTGCTGCACAAGGTGGCCGATGGCATCGAGGCGCGTTTCGAGGCGTTCCTCGCCGCCGAATGCGAGGACACCGGCAAGCCGCGCAGCCTGGCCAGCCACATCGACATTCCGCGCGGGGCGGCCAATTTCCGCATCTTTGCCGATGCGGTGAAGAACGTGCCGACCGAATGCTTCCGTACCGACACCCCCGACGGCGCCGGCGCGCTGAACTATGCGGTGCGCCGGCCCAAGGGCGTGATCGGGGTGATCTCGCCCTGGAACCTGCCGCTGCTGCTGATGACCTGGAAGGTCGGCCCCGCGCTCGCCTGTGGCAACACCGTGGTGGTCAAGCCGTCCGAGGAGACCCCGCAAACCGCGGCCCTGCTCGGTGAAGTGATGAATGCCGCCGGCATCCCCCGCGGCGTGTACAACGTGGTGCACGGTTTCGGCCCGGACTCGGCCGGCGAATACCTGACCCGCGACGAGCGCGTCGATGCCATCACCTTCACCGGGGAGACCACCACCGGCACCGCGATCATGAAGGCGGCTGCGGGCGGGCTGCGCGACGTCTCCTTCGAATTGGGGGGCAAGAATCCGGCGATCGTGTTCGCCGACGCCGATCTCGACAAGGCGATCGAGGGCACCCTGCGCTCGGCCTTCGCCAACTGCGGCCAGGTGTGTCTGGGCACCGAGCGCATCTATGTCGAACGGCCGCTGTTCGAAGCCTTCGTCGCCCGACTCAAGGCCGGTGCCGAGGCGTTGCGCCCCGGTCCCAGCCACGAGGCCAGCACCACGCTGGGACCGCTGATCAGCAAGACCCATCGCGACAAGGTGCTCTCCTACTACCGTCTGGCCGAACAGGAAGGCGCCCGCGTGATCACCGGCGGCGGCGTACCGGACATGCCCGCCGCGCTGGCTGGCGGTTTCTGGATCCAGCCGACCATCTGGACCGGCCTTGCCGACGATGCGCGGGTGGTACGCGAGGAAATCTTCGGTCCCTGCTGCCACGTGCGTCCTTTCGACCGCGAGGAAGAAGCGATCGCGCTCGCCAACGATACCGACTACGGCCTCGCCGCCGCGCTGTGGACGCGCGACCTGGAACGCGCCCATCGCGTCGCGCAACGACTGGAAGCCGGCATCGTCTGGGTCAACAGCTGGTTCCTGCGCGATCTGCGCACGCCCTTCGGCGGCATGAAGCGCTCTGGCATCGGCCGCGAGGGCGGCGTGCACAGCCTGGAGTTCTACACCGAGCTCTCCAACGTCTGCATCAAACTCTAA
- a CDS encoding GlcG/HbpS family heme-binding protein, with the protein MSIVPAPPMLHWRTAFKAIEAAIGHAESLGVRVNAAMCDAGGNLIAFLRMPAAPLHSITIAEDKAYTAASFGIATGAWAALLGGDEHLRAGLMLRPRLVMLGGGLPLLRDGQCLGGIGVSGGSEAQDVLCASAGLAAIGFETPHPSPG; encoded by the coding sequence ATGTCTATCGTGCCCGCACCCCCCATGCTGCATTGGCGGACCGCGTTCAAGGCGATCGAGGCGGCCATCGGACACGCCGAAAGTCTGGGTGTGCGTGTCAATGCGGCGATGTGTGATGCCGGGGGCAACCTGATCGCCTTCCTGCGCATGCCGGCGGCGCCGCTGCACAGCATCACGATCGCCGAGGACAAGGCCTATACCGCGGCGAGTTTCGGCATCGCCACCGGTGCCTGGGCTGCGCTGCTCGGCGGCGATGAACACCTGCGCGCCGGGCTGATGCTGCGTCCGCGCCTGGTGATGCTGGGCGGCGGCCTGCCGCTGCTGCGCGACGGACAATGCCTGGGTGGCATCGGCGTCTCCGGCGGCAGCGAGGCGCAGGACGTGCTGTGCGCAAGCGCCGGGTTGGCCGCGATTGGCTTCGAAACCCCTCACCCGTCCCCAGGATGA
- a CDS encoding GntR family transcriptional regulator, producing the protein MPPENVTTLSDQAYGRLKQDIILGLWQPGSRLGVRQLSDHYRIGASPIREALARLVGEGLVLAIGQRGFRVPPIDLADLWDVTRTRVLIETEALRQSIEHGGDAWEAQLVAAYHQLEKLESAPAEDFTEWEWRNQRFHEALVAACPSRWLQRLRATLYDQHRRYRFLSTRYAPSRDIHAEHRALREAALAGDVGTAADILRVHIERTAHSVEHALARRQDADHASA; encoded by the coding sequence ATGCCGCCGGAAAACGTCACCACGCTGTCCGACCAGGCGTATGGCCGGCTCAAGCAGGACATCATCCTGGGACTCTGGCAGCCCGGCAGCCGGCTCGGGGTGCGCCAGCTTTCCGATCATTACCGCATCGGCGCGAGCCCGATCCGCGAGGCGCTGGCGCGGCTGGTCGGCGAGGGACTGGTGCTGGCGATCGGGCAGCGCGGCTTTCGCGTGCCGCCGATCGACCTTGCCGACCTGTGGGATGTCACCCGGACCCGCGTGCTGATCGAAACCGAGGCCCTGCGCCAGAGCATCGAGCACGGCGGCGACGCCTGGGAGGCGCAGCTGGTGGCGGCCTATCACCAGCTGGAGAAGCTGGAAAGCGCGCCGGCAGAGGATTTCACCGAGTGGGAGTGGCGCAATCAGCGCTTCCACGAGGCGCTGGTCGCCGCCTGTCCCTCGCGCTGGCTGCAGCGCCTGCGCGCGACGCTGTACGACCAGCACCGCCGCTATCGTTTCCTGAGCACCCGCTACGCACCCAGCCGCGACATCCATGCCGAGCATCGCGCTCTGCGCGAGGCGGCCCTGGCCGGCGACGTCGGCACGGCTGCGGACATCCTGCGCGTGCACATCGAGCGCACCGCGCACAGCGTGGAGCACGCGCTGGCGCGCCGGCAGGATGCCGACCACGCCTCGGCCTGA
- a CDS encoding aromatic ring-hydroxylating dioxygenase subunit alpha, with protein MHAKTRPDIASETGCHVPYRVFTERAFYDREQALIFRGEHWNFVGLEAELPNPGDYKTTAIGDTPVIVMRDEEGGINVVVNRCAHRGALVCRELRGNRATLECVYHQWSYDLKGRLLGVPFRRGIRGQGGMPADFDPRAHGLERLRVETLGGTIFASFSPSVPPLREYLGPMVVESLLRIFNRPVRVLGDLRQFMHGNWKAYAENIRDPYHGSLLHLFHATFGLYRSSQQGGVRMDAHRRHSMLWASSASNDAERDGAVYQGIRTMNSRFALQDPSLLESCREFPDDITLVILAVFPNVLIQQISNTLAVRQIVTYGPDQFELVWTEFGYADDDETMQRIRLKQSNLIGPAGTISMEDAEAVEIVQRGVNRSGDAVSYIAMGGGHAEESAHLVTEAPIIGFWEYYRDLVGFELPEPA; from the coding sequence ATGCACGCAAAGACCCGTCCCGACATCGCATCCGAAACCGGCTGCCACGTCCCCTACCGCGTCTTCACCGAACGCGCCTTCTACGACCGCGAGCAGGCGCTCATCTTCCGCGGCGAGCATTGGAACTTCGTCGGCCTCGAGGCCGAGCTGCCCAACCCGGGCGACTACAAGACCACGGCCATCGGCGACACACCGGTGATCGTGATGCGCGACGAAGAGGGCGGCATCAACGTGGTGGTGAACCGCTGCGCCCATCGCGGCGCGCTGGTCTGCCGCGAGCTGCGCGGCAATCGCGCCACCCTCGAATGCGTCTACCACCAATGGTCCTACGACCTCAAGGGAAGGCTGCTCGGGGTGCCGTTCCGGCGCGGCATCCGCGGCCAGGGCGGCATGCCGGCGGACTTCGACCCGCGCGCGCACGGTCTGGAGCGGCTGCGCGTGGAAACCTTGGGCGGCACCATCTTCGCCAGCTTCTCGCCCAGCGTGCCGCCGCTGCGCGAGTACCTGGGGCCGATGGTGGTCGAGAGCCTGCTGCGCATCTTCAACCGGCCGGTGCGCGTGCTGGGCGACCTGCGCCAGTTCATGCACGGCAACTGGAAGGCCTATGCGGAGAACATCCGCGATCCCTACCACGGCAGTCTGCTGCATCTGTTCCATGCCACCTTCGGCCTGTACCGCTCCTCGCAGCAAGGCGGCGTGCGGATGGACGCGCATCGCCGGCATTCGATGCTGTGGGCCAGCTCGGCGAGCAACGACGCCGAGCGCGACGGCGCCGTCTACCAGGGCATACGCACGATGAACTCGCGTTTCGCGCTGCAGGACCCTTCGCTGCTGGAGTCGTGCCGGGAGTTTCCGGACGACATCACGCTGGTGATCCTCGCGGTATTCCCGAACGTGCTGATCCAGCAGATCTCCAACACGCTCGCGGTACGCCAGATCGTCACCTACGGCCCGGACCAGTTCGAGCTCGTCTGGACCGAATTCGGCTATGCGGACGACGACGAGACGATGCAGCGCATCCGGCTCAAGCAGTCCAACCTGATCGGCCCGGCCGGTACCATTTCGATGGAGGACGCCGAAGCGGTGGAGATCGTCCAGCGCGGCGTCAACCGCTCGGGGGATGCCGTGTCCTACATCGCCATGGGCGGTGGCCATGCGGAGGAAAGCGCGCACCTGGTTACCGAGGCGCCGATCATCGGGTTCTGGGAGTACTACCGCGACCTCGTCGGCTTCGAGCTGCCGGAGCCGGCATGA
- a CDS encoding aromatic-ring-hydroxylating dioxygenase subunit beta → MRLTDLSDMELYFHLVRLQAEYVQCIDDDRLETWPDFFTDPCVYRIVPRENSDRGLPLAALSCDSRGMLVDRVVSLRHANIYGVHYYRHLTGELRVLARDAESVSVQSHYAVFQTRGDGTTSIYQTGKYLDRVVVDQGALRYREKLAVFDTYRIDSLLVRPI, encoded by the coding sequence ATGCGACTGACCGATCTCTCCGACATGGAGCTCTACTTCCACCTCGTCCGGCTGCAGGCCGAATACGTGCAGTGCATCGACGATGACCGCCTCGAGACCTGGCCGGATTTCTTCACCGATCCGTGTGTGTACCGCATCGTGCCACGCGAGAACAGCGACCGCGGCCTGCCGCTCGCCGCGCTCTCCTGCGACAGCCGCGGCATGCTGGTCGACCGCGTGGTCTCCCTGCGCCACGCCAACATCTACGGCGTGCACTACTACCGTCATCTCACCGGCGAGTTGCGGGTATTGGCGCGCGATGCCGAGAGCGTGAGCGTGCAGAGCCACTACGCGGTGTTCCAGACCCGCGGCGACGGCACCACCTCGATCTACCAGACCGGCAAGTACCTGGATCGCGTCGTCGTCGACCAGGGCGCCCTGCGCTACCGCGAAAAACTCGCCGTCTTCGACACCTACCGCATCGACAGCCTGCTGGTGCGGCCGATCTAG
- a CDS encoding SDR family NAD(P)-dependent oxidoreductase, producing MDLKLAGRKALITGGSRGIGKAVTRALLAEGVECVICGRSCESLEVTAKALAEEAGRPVHAHVADVRDRRSLEALVAFAAERMGGIDILVNNAARVSGGEPEDFARVDEAMVLRDFEEKFLGYLRCSRLVAPYMQAKGWGRIINISGYAARMAGNLSAGARNASVVHLTKSLSIELGRHGINVNAIYPGMTVTETLTARAAHMASQANRTPAEQLQLLAAQQAIGRLVDASEIAHVVAFLASPLAAGITGEAIAVTGGVGHHVTY from the coding sequence ATGGACCTGAAACTCGCCGGCCGCAAGGCCCTCATCACTGGCGGCAGTCGCGGCATCGGCAAGGCGGTGACCCGCGCCTTGCTGGCCGAAGGCGTGGAATGCGTCATCTGCGGCCGTTCATGCGAGTCGCTGGAGGTCACGGCGAAGGCGCTTGCCGAGGAAGCCGGCCGCCCCGTACATGCCCACGTCGCCGACGTGCGCGACCGCCGCTCGCTGGAAGCGCTGGTGGCATTCGCCGCCGAGCGCATGGGCGGCATCGACATCCTCGTCAACAACGCCGCGCGCGTCAGCGGCGGCGAGCCGGAGGATTTCGCCCGTGTCGACGAAGCAATGGTGCTGCGCGACTTCGAGGAGAAATTCTTAGGCTATCTGCGCTGCAGCCGATTGGTCGCGCCGTACATGCAGGCCAAGGGCTGGGGCCGCATCATCAATATCAGTGGCTATGCCGCGCGCATGGCCGGCAACCTGAGCGCCGGCGCGCGCAACGCCTCGGTCGTGCATCTGACCAAGAGTCTGTCGATCGAGCTCGGCAGGCACGGGATCAACGTCAATGCAATCTACCCCGGCATGACCGTGACCGAGACGCTGACCGCGCGTGCGGCGCACATGGCGAGCCAGGCCAACCGGACGCCGGCCGAGCAGCTGCAGCTGCTCGCCGCGCAGCAGGCCATCGGGCGCCTGGTCGACGCCAGCGAAATCGCCCACGTGGTCGCCTTCCTCGCCTCGCCGCTGGCCGCCGGCATCACCGGCGAGGCAATCGCCGTCACCGGCGGCGTCGGCCACCACGTCACCTATTGA